The DNA sequence GCGCGCGGCACCTGGTGGGAGCTGTATGGCGATGCACAACTCAATGGCCTGGTCGAGCAACTCAACAGTGCCAACCAGACGGTCGCCCAGTACGAGGCGCAGTACCGCCAGGCCCAGGCGCTGGTGCGCAGCACCCGGGGCGCGCTGTTTCCGTTCATCGACCTGAGCGCGGGCAAGACCCGCTCCAGCCAGGGCACCGGCAGCAGCAGCTCGAGCCTGACCAGTTCCAGCAGTGGCATTCGCGATACCTACAGCACCCAGTTGGGCGTGAGTTGGGAGGCCGATCTCTGGGGCAAACTGCGGCGCGGCCTGGAAGCCGACCGGGCCAGTGCCCAGGCCAGCCAGGCCGACCTGGCAGCGATTCGCTTGAGCCTGCAATCGGAGCTGGTGCAGAACTACCTTCAGCTGCGGGTGATCGATGAGCAGAAACGCTTGCTCGAGGCGACGGTCGAGGCGTATGAACGCTCGCTGAAAATGACCGAGAACCAGTACCGTGCCGGCGTTTCCGGCAAGGATGCGGTGGCGCAGGCGCAGACCCAGTTGCGCACGACCCAGGCCGACCTGATCGACCTGGCCTGGCAGCGGGCGCAGTTCGAAAACGCGATTGCCGTGCTGATGGGCAAGGCCCCGGCAGACTTCAGCCTGGCCGCGACCACGCAGATTCCGGCGTTGCCGCCGATCCCGCTGGCGCTGCCGTCGCAGTTGCTTGAGCGCCGCCCGGACATCGCTGCCGCAGAGCGCGCGGTGATGGCCGCCAACGCCGAGATCGGCGTGGCCAAGACCGCCTACTTTCCGGACCTGACCCTGAGCCTGAGCGGCGGCTATAGCAGCAGTAGCTTCTCCAACTGGATCAGCCTGCCGAACCGTTTCTGGTCGGTCGGGCCGCAACTGGCCATGACCCTGTTCGACGGTGGTCAGCGGGCGGCGGAAGTGGACCACACCGAGGCGGTGTACGATCAGACCGTGGCCCAGTACCGGCAAACCGTGCTGGACAGCTTCCGCGAGGTGGAGGACTTCCTGGTCCAGCTCAAGGTCTACGAGCAGGAGGCGGCTGTACGTGCCCAGGCGCTGGAGTCGGCGCGCGAATCGCTACGGCTGACCAACAACCAGTACAAGGCCGGGCTGATCGCCTACCTGGACGTGGTCAATGTCCAGACCACGGCCCTGAGCAATGAGCGCAGCGTGCTCACCCTGTTGCAGGGCCGGCTGATTGCCAGCGTCCAACTGATTGCTGCACTGGGTGGTGGCTGGGATGCCGAGACCGCCCTGAGCGAGAAAAAATAGGTTGCCTTTGCGAATGATGGCTATTTAATTCCCGTGCGTTTCCTGGAAGGTTGAGTACAATGATCGGCTTTTGATCGAGCAGGGATGCTGTTCGCCAAATCGGTCTCGGAACACTTGATGCTCATCGGTAGCTACTCTCCCTCCCTCGTTTTCGTCTCCCTCTGCGTGGCAGTCCTTGCCTCCTATACCGCACTTGACCTGACCGGCCGAATCGCTACGGCGAAGGGCCGGGCGGTCCCGTTATGGATGGCAGGGGGCGCCCTGGCCATGGGCATCGGTATCTGGTCGATGCACTTTATCGGGATGCTTGCCTTCAGCCTGCCGATCGAACTGGGGTATGACCTGACGATCACCCTGCTTTCGCTGTTGATCGGGGTGATGTCCTCGGGGTTTGCCTTGTGGCTGGTCAACCAGCCGAGCCTGCCGCTGGGGCAGTTGGCCTACGGTGCGCTGATCATGGGGGCGGGCATCAGTGCGATGCACTACACCGGTATGGCAGCCATGCGCATGCAGCCGGGCATCGACTACCACCCCGGGGTGCTTGTCGCGTCACTGGTCATCGCTGTGGTGGCCTCGGCGGCGGCACTCTGGATTGCTTTCCGTCTGCGGCGCCAGTCGCCTCATGTGCGCCTGGTGCGCGGCGGGGCAGCGATCGTGATGGGCGTGGCTATCGTGGGCATGCACTACACCGGCATGGCTGCCGCGAACTTTGCCGAGGGCAGCTTCTGCGGCGCGGCCGGCTCGGGGCTCAGTGGCAATGGCCTGGAATACCTGGTGCTGATCACCAGCCTGGCGGTACTGGCCATCGCCTTGCTGACGTCGGTGCTCGATGCTCGTCTGGAAACCCGCACCGCGGACCTGGCCAATTCCCTGACCCTGGCCAACCAGGAGCTGACTCAGCTGGCATTGCACGACACGCTGACCGGCCTGCCGAACCGTGTGCTGCTGGCCGATCGCCTTGATCAGGCGATGCACATGGTCAACGAAGGCGGCGGCTGTTTTGCCTTGATGTTCATCGATCTGGATGGCTTCAAGCCGGTCAACGATGCGTTCGGCCACCATACCGGCGACCAGTTGCTGCGCGAAGTCGCCCTGCGCCTGCGCGATAGCCTGCATGGCCAGGACACCCTGGCGCGTATCGGCGGCGATGAATTCGTCCTGCTGGTACAACTGCGTGAGCCAAACGACGCACCGAGCGTCGCGGCCGAGTTGGTCGACCTGATCTCGCGCCCGTTCCGTGTCGCCGAGCAGGACCTGCAGATTTCCGCCAGCATCGGGATTGCCATGTACCCCGGCAACGGCGCCGATCAGCACGAGTTGCTGATGAATGCCGATGCCGCCATGTATCACGCCAAGAGTGCCGGCAAGAACGGCTACAGCTTCTTCGATGGCTCGATGAATACCAACGCCCGCAAACAGTTGCAACTGTTGCAGGACCTGCGCATGGCCCAGGAGCTGGGGCAGTTGCGCCTGCACTATCAGCCCAAGTTCGATGCCCTCAAGGGGCACCCGGTGGGCGCCGAAGCACTCCTGCGCTGGGAGCATCCGCAGTTGGGGCTGTTATTGCCGGATAAATTCATCGTCCTGGCGGAAAAAACCGGGTTGATCATCCCCATCGGCGAGTGGGTGCTCGATGAGGCCTGTCGGCAAATGCGCGTCTGGGCGCTGCAGGGGTACAGCCATTGGCGCATCGCCGTGAACCTCTCGGCCTTGCAGTTTTGTCATGCCGGCCTGGTCACCAGTGTCGCCAGCGCCTTGGCCCGGCACCAGTTGCCGGCCAACAGCCTGACCCTGGAAATCACCGAGACCACTGCCATGAGCGATGCCGACGCAAGCATGACGGTATTGCAGCAGCTCTCGGAAATGGGCGTGGACCTGTCGATCGACGATTTCGGCACCGGCTATTCGAGCCTGATGTACCTCAAGCGCCTGCCGGCCAACGAGCTAAAGATCGATCGCGGTTTTGTCCGTGACCTGGAGCAGGACAGTGACGACGCCGCCATCGTTTCGGCCATCGTTGCGCTGGGGCAGGCACTGGGGCTGCGCATCGTCGCCGAAGGTGTGGAAACCAACCTGCAACAGAGTTTCCTGACCCAGTTGGGCTGCGATTCACTGCAGGGTTACCTGCTGGGGCAGCCGTTGCCGGCCGAGTGCTTCCTTGCCGATATCCGCCGTAGCGAGCGCGAGGCGATGGTTACTTAAGGTAGATACCGTCTCGCCCATCATCGGGCAAGCATTATCTTTGGGGCAAATGCGGACCGTGTAGCCGCTGCCGAAGGCTGCGCTCGCGTGCGTTAGCGTGCGCAAGATCTCAAGACCGCCAGAGGAGCCCCTGCGGGACTCCAGCGCAGCCTGCGGCAGCGGCTACAGGTCTCTATGTGCCAGCCTTCAGATCGAGTAGTGCTTCAACTCCCGCGCAATCAGCATCCGCTGAATCTCGCTCGAGCCTTCGTAGATCTGCGTTATCCGCGCATCGCGGTAGTAGCGCTCGACCGGGTAATCCTCCAGATAGCCATAGCCGCCATGCACTTGTATGGCCTTGGAGCACACCGACTCGGCCATTTCCGAGGCGAACAACTTGGCTTGCGAGGCTTCCGACAGGCAGGGCAGGCCGGCGCTGCGCAGGCGTGCCGCGTGCAGGATCAGCAAGCGCGTGGCATTGATCTGCAGGTGCATGTCGGCCAGCAGGTTGGCGATGCTCTGGTGTTCGCCGATCGGTTTGCCGAATTGCACCCGATCACGGGAATAGCCCAGGGCCGCCTCGAAGGCTGCACGGGCAATGCCCAGGGCCTGGGCGGCGATGCCGATACGGCCGCCTTCGAGATTCGACAGGGCAATGGCCAGGCCCTTGCCGCGCTCACCCAGCAGGTTGGCCGCCGGAATCCGGCAATCGTTGAAGGTGACCGCGCAGGTATCGGAGGCGCGAATGCCCATCTTGTGCTCGGTACGGTCGACGATGTAGCCCGCAGTGTCGGTCGGCACCAGGAAGGCCGAAATGCCCTTTTTGCCAAGGTCCGGATCGGTCACGGCAAAGACGATGGCCAAACCTGCGCGTTTGCCGTTGCTGACGAATTGCTTGGCGCCATTGATAACCCAGTGATCACCCTGCAACTCGGCCCGGGTGCGCAGGTTGTGCGCCTCGGAACCGGCCTGGGGCTCGGTCAGGCAAAAGCATCCGATCACTTCACCGCTGGCCAGCCGCGCCAGCCAGGTTTCCTTCTGCGCCTGGCTGCCATAGGCCAGCAGCGGCCCGCAGCCGACCGAGTTGTGGATGCTCATCAGGGCGCCGGTGGCGCCATCGCCGGCAGCGATTTCCTCGACGGCCAGGGCATAGGCGACATAGTCGGTGTAGCTGCCGCCCCATTGCTCGGGCACGACCATGCCCAGCAGGCCCAGTTCGCCCAGCTTCTCCACCAGCGCATCGTCGATCCAGCGAGCCTTTTCCCAGGCCTGGGCATGAGGTGCGATCTCGCCTTTGGCGAAGTCGCGCGCCATGTCGCGGATCATGATCTGTTCTTCGCTAAGCTCAAGGTCTTGCATGTCGTGGCTCCGGCCTTCAAAGGCCTTCGAAGAATTGTTCAACCCGCCCGGGATCCAGCGCTTGCAACGTGGCGGGGTTCCACTTGGGTTGTTTGTCCTTGTCGATCAGCAGGGCACGCACGCCTTCGATCAGGTCGCCGTGCTCGAACCATTGCCGGTCCAGGTGCAACTCCATGGCGAAGCAATCTTCCAGGCTTAGGTGGCGACCGCGCCGCAGCATCGCCAGGGTAACGGCCATGGCCAGCGGCGAGCGGCTTTGCAGCAGGTCGGCTGTTTTCAACGCCCACGCATGGCTGTCGGCAACCGTTACCCGGCGTAGTTGTTCGATCATGCTCGGCAAATCCGCCAAGGCAAAGAAGTGGTCGATGGCCGGTCGCAATGCTGCCAGGGGAGGATTGGCCAGTTGTTGTACGCCGAGCTTGGCCAGCAGGCCTTGCAGGTTCTTGAGCGGGTATTGGCTCCACGCCAGGGTGTCGAGCTGCTCGTTCAGCGTGGCCAGTTTCGAGCTGTCCAGGTACCAGTCGGCCAACCCGCAATACAGTGCATCGGCGGCCTGGATCTGCACGCCGCTGACGCCCAGGTAGATTCCCAGTTCGCCGGGAATGCGCGGCAGGAAGTAGCTGCCACCGACATCCGGGAAATAACCGATGGCCGTCTCCGGCATGGCCAGCCGGCTACGCTCGGTCACTACCCGCAGGTCGGCACCCTGGGCCAGGCCCATACCGCCGCCGAGGGTGAAGCCATCCATCAGCGCCAGGATCGGCTTGGGGTAATGATGAATGCACAGGTCCAGGGCGTATTCTTCGACGAAGAAGTCCTGGTGCAGGGTGTCATTGCTCTTGAAGCTTTCATACAGCGAACGGATATCGCCACCGGCGCAGAAGCCTTTTTCACCGGCGCCGCGCAATACAACGGCGTGGATCTGCGGATCAACGGCCCAGGCATCGAGGTGGCCTTGCAGGCTGCGAACCATGTCCAGGGTCAGGGCATTGAGGCCGGTAGGGCGATTGAGGGTCAGGTGACCGATATGGTTGCGGACTTCGTTCTGGACGTGGGCATCCAGAGAACTGGCAGTCGACTCGGCGGAAGGTCGGGCCTGGGCTGTCATCGCTATCTCCCTGCGTTGTTATTGGTTTTCCAAATGATTTGGAGCGGATACAGGCTAGGGCGTGGATCGTAACAGTGCAAATTTGCCGAAGACAATCAGGAAAACCGCGGATTGCCTCCAGCAGACTAGCCCTCGCACTTGAGCCTTGCGTTGCCGCTCGGCGGCCTATCGGCTTGGTTCCTGTTCTCGCGGGGTATCCGTGCAGGTCTCCAGGGGTTCGGCCTTGCGCTTGCCCTTGAGCTCACTGACGATCACCGCCGCCACGATCAGCACTGCACCAAACAGTGCAATCCCCGGCAGGCGTTCGCCGGCGATTCGCCCGACGATCCCGGCCCAGACCGGTTCGCCGGCATAGATCAGGGTTGCCCGGGTCGGCGATACGGATTTCTGCGCCCAGTTCATCGCCACCTGGATCACCGCGCTCATCGCGCCCAGGCCCACGGCGCTGAGCAACAACAGCCAGGAGAAGTCCGGCAGGCGTTCCTGGGTTGGCACCACCATCATGAATGACAGGGCCGAAGCGGTGGCCAATTGCACCACAGTGACCCGGCGCACATCGACCTTGCCGGCATAATTGCTGATCAGGATGATCTCGGCGGCGATTGCCACGGCACTGACCAGGGTGGCGATTTCACCCGGGCTGAAGCTGATCGAACTGCCGCTGGGACCTGCCACCAGCATCAAGCCGGCAAAGGCCAGGCCGATCCCCAGGCTTGGCATCAAGCCGGGCCGGCGCCCCAGGATCAGCCATTGCAGCAATGGCACGAAGGGCACATAGAGCGCGGTAATGAAGGCCGACTGGCTGCTGGTGATGGTTTGCAGGCCGACGGTCTGCAGGCCATAGCCGAGCATGATGGAGGCACCGATGAAGACCCCGGCCTTGAGCTCGGTCAGGGTCAGCCCCGGCAGTGATTTGAGGGAGAACAGCCCGACGAACAATGCGGCGGCGGCAAAGCGCAGGCCGACGAAGAACATCGGCCCGCTGACCGTCATCACGTTATGGACCAGCAGAAAGGTCCCGCCCCACAGCATGGTGATGAACACCAATACCAGTTCGGCTTTGCTCAGACGGATGTTCATGGGGAAACGCTGTGAGGTGTTCACCGGATTCATGGCCTTGCGCATGGAGTGAGGTCGACGCACAATGCGCCAAAGTGGGCAGTATACTGCGCAAACCCTATCAGTGAGCAATATAGTGCACAAAGATCCAGCCCAAAGAGCTTCGGTACTCCAACACGTCAGCCACAATGTGCGACGCCTGCGCCATATTGCCGAGATGAGCCAAAGTGCGCTGGCGGAAAAGTCCGGGGTCAGCCGCCGGATGCTGGTAGCCATCGAGGCGGGAGAAAAAAACGTCAGTCTCACCACCCTCGACCGGGTGGCCGAGGCGCTGGACGTGGCCTTCACCGACTTGATCAAGGCCCCGGACAATCGCGACCCAAGCCGCATCAATGAGCTGGCCTGGGCAGGTATCCATCCCGGCAGCAAAGCGGTGCTGCTGGGCAGTGCCGTGGCCAGTAGTGAAGTGGAATTGTGGGAATGGCGGTTGGAGCCCGGCGAGATTTACGCCGCCGAAGCAGACCCCGATGGCTGGAGCGAGCAGCTTTATGTGTTCGAGGGCTGCCTGACGCTGGTGGTCGAGGACCAGGAGCAACGACTGGAAACGGGCGAATTCATTGTGTTCACCAGCAACCGGACACACGCCTATCGCAATGATGGGTCGGTGGCGACGCGATTTATCCGCAATGTGGTGATTTGAACTGGTCGGGGGAACCCGGCCAGCGGCGCGTAATCGCCAGTAGGTTGTCTGATAGCTCGAAACATCGAAGCCCCTGCACAATGCGCATCGTACAGGGGCTTTGTATTACTTCAGCCGTATCACGGCAGGAAGCGCAACGCTCTTCAGCGAATGCTCTCGATGCTGCCCTTGTTGCCTGTCACTTTCACATCGACTTTCTTGAAGATCAGGTAGTTCTGTACGGACACTTCATAGCGCGGCGCAACGATCAGGTCGGCGTTCGAGCTTTTGACGGCCTTGTAGGCGGCTGCAGCCTTGGCGGAGGACACTGGATCGGGCAGGCTGAAGCCACCGCTGGGGGCGCCGCCGTAGCTCACGCCGTCAGCGAATTGATTGTCGCCACCCAGGTTCAGGAAGCCGAACAGTATGTTGCTCGAAGACTGGCCGGTAATGGTTTCGCCGACAGCGACCTTGGCTTTCAGGTCGGCGCTTACGGTGCCCGCGATAGGTGCGATCGGCTGGCTTACGTTATGGCTCATGCAACCACTGGTGGTGACGATGACTGCAACGATAGCGGCGGGCAACCATAGCTTTTTCATGTGTAGCTCCTTGTGTTACGACTTATTTATTTACAGCGGCGAAACTCTAAACATCTGATTGTTTTGTTGATGTCGGACGATTCGGATTTGAGTGAGCGATTTTGGTGTCGTAGTGAGTAGGATCTGCTTCATTGGGGCGGCTCTCGGTTTTCAGCATCAGCGGTGGCACTGCCGAAATCAGCCCGGCCTTGGCCAGTCGCGAAGTGCCATGCCGGCCGATATAGCGGGCCACTTCACCACCCCCGGTGGAAAACCCGAACAGAATCACGTCCTTGAAATTCAGCGTTTCGATCAGCTCGGCCAGATCGTCGGGGGTCGGTGGGAAAGCGATGAAAAGCGTGAGACGGGTTCAGGTTAGCGGACGCTTCAGATGTTCACCGGACTTGCCCCCAGCGATTACCGTCGTCGCTATGGCGTGGCGGCGCTGGCGCGGTCTTCGGTGAGTAGCCAGGCCTGAATGCTGCCTGCAATCAACTGTTTGTGTGCCAACAGTGATTCCGCCCTGGCGGCAGCTGCTACAGAGAATGAGTGATGCCAAACCGGTGTTTCATTCGATGCCCGGCTCCAGCAACTGCGGCTGAAACGGTAGGCGGTTCGCAGTGGCTGGTCGAGGCGTAGCGAACAGCAATACTCACTATCGAGCAGGATGATTTTTTCGAGAGAAGCGGGCGCTGTAGCCTTTGTTCAGCACTGAATCATTCAGGACTGAGAGCACTGGAGGCTTTCATGAATCGCATGCTCGCCACCGCACTGTTGATTGCCATGACCATACTCGCCGGCTGTGCCAGCGGGCCTGGGCCGGAGTCGCGGCGCCATACTGCCGAGGAAACTCGTCAACTGGCGCTGGAGGCCTTGAACCGTCGCGGGTTGTCTTTCGACGAGTACCATCGGCTCAAAGCCCAACTGCAACGCGAACAGCCTCAGGCTTATGGTTTCGAAGGCATGGGCCAGGTGAATGCCGAACGCGCGCAGGTCACCCATGGTCGTCAAGGTTGATCGCCCTCAGGAGTACCAGGGCGAGTGATGCGGGTATTTGTCCAGCCGCGCACCGATCACCATCTCGCTGACCCAGGCGCTCAGTATCGAACTGTAGGCCTTCTGGCTGATGCCGGAGGACAGGCCATGATCGGCGCCATCGACGATGCGATGGGTCAGCGAATGGGCGCTGACGAACGCCGAGCGATAACTCATCAAGGTGGCGTGCGGCACATAGTCATCCTGCTCGGACTCCACCAGCAGAACGTCCCCGGCGAATTCGGCGCAGGCTGCCAGCGCACGGTTGTCGGCCGCGCTTGGCGAACTCATCGGTCCAACCTTCAGGCGAGGTCGCGTAGGCAGGCAGCGGGTGGGAAATAGCCTTGGTCGCCATATAGGGCTGACTGATCATGCCACCGAAGAAATCTTCCATCGATTCGATGCCCAGCTTGCGGTAGCGCTCAGGGCCGATCAACGTATCGGTCGGCAGGTAGTACAGGTTGCCTTTGGCTGCGGCACGGTCTTTTTCTTCGATCACTTCAGTGCCCAGCGATTTCGCCAGGCGCGCCGCGAGGTTCTGATGCACGACGCGTTCGTGGGGAGGCGTCGGGGCTCGTGCGTCAAGCAGAACTACGCCGGCCTTGGCTGCATTGGAACGGGGCATGAGCGAATTCCTTGGTCCGGTTCAAGATGCCTTCACAGGTTCTGAAAGACACCCATACCCGGAAGTTCAGCGGGGCTGATGAATGGCGGAGCGTCTTTATGCTGTTTATGGAATATAAGTATGAAAATTAATAATTAAAAGATCTATGCGGTGTCGTGCACTATGGCGTGACTGAAATGGAAGTCTTTTTCCGACACGAACTTAGGAAACGTCTGCTTCTAAAGGCAGCGACGCCCAGAGAGTCTTACACCATGAAAAATCTCCCGCTTTATTTCGACTACGCCGCCACAACACCCGTCGACGAGCGAGTCATCGAGGTGATGGTCGAGTGTCTGGGCAAGGCCGGTAACTTTGGCAATCCGGCTTCCGGCTCGCATATCTATGGACAGCAGGCGCAGCAGGCGGTAGAGCTGGCGCGGCGTCAGGTGGCAAGCCTGGTCGGGGCGAGCGCCGAGCAGATCGTCTGGACCTCCGGTGCTACCGAATCGAACAACTTGGCGCTCAAGGGGGTTGCGCAAAGTCGGGCGGGGCAGGGTGGGCATATCATCACAAGTCGTATCGAACACAAGGCCGTGCTCGATACCGCCGGGCAACTGGAACAGGCCGGGTTCAGCGTCACTTGTCTGGCCCCGGACGCGCAGGGCTTGATCAGCCCGCAGGCGGTCAAGGCGGCCTTGCGCGACGATACATTTCTGGTTTCCCTGATGCTGGTCAACAATGAACTGGGTACGCTCAACGACGTTGTCGGGATCGGCGAGCAGGTCCGTCGTCATGGTGCCTTGCTGCATGTGGATGCTGCTCAGGGGGCCGGCAAGGTAGCGATCGATCTGGCCAGTTGGCCGGTCGATCTGATGTCCTTTTCCGCGCACAAGGTCTATGGGCCCAAAGGTATCGGTGCGTTGTACGTCGGCCCTCGCGCCCGCTCGCAGCTGCGGGCACAGATCCACGGGGGCGGGCATGAAGGTGGCCTGCGGTCCGGGACGCTGGCGACCCATCAGATCGCGGCGATGGGCGCCGCCTTCGCCCTGGCCGGTGAGGTGTTCGAGGAAGAAACGGCGCGCATCCGCCGCTTGCAACGGCGGCTGTTGGCGCACCTGGCCGACATCCCGTACGTGGGGCGTAACGGCAGTCCGCAGCAGTGCATTGCCCATACCTTGAGCCTTACCTTCATCAATGCGGATTTCAATCGGCAGGCGCTGTCCCAGGTGCTGGCGTTCTCCTCGACCTCGGCCTGCAACTCGGCCAGCACGGCACCCTCCCATGTACTGTTGGCGCTGGGGCGTGATGCCGAGGCCGCCCGGCAGACCATCCGTTTGAGCCTGGGCCGCTACACCACTGAGCAGGACGTCGAGCAAGCGGCACAGGCAATCAAGGCTTCATTGAGTGCGCCGGCATTCTGGGCAGTTGCTCGCCACTGAGTGCTGCTCCATTATCTTCTCCGAATAATTACCGTGGTAGCAGGAGTCAGAATGAGCACGCAGCCTTTAACCCAGGAAGTG is a window from the Pseudomonas sp. LS1212 genome containing:
- a CDS encoding efflux transporter outer membrane subunit — encoded protein: MTASLPTSVCKPRLMRLLCARGSRLLSLSLCGLMLSACAIGPDYQRPDVTTPARFKQAEGWRQAQPADALARGTWWELYGDAQLNGLVEQLNSANQTVAQYEAQYRQAQALVRSTRGALFPFIDLSAGKTRSSQGTGSSSSSLTSSSSGIRDTYSTQLGVSWEADLWGKLRRGLEADRASAQASQADLAAIRLSLQSELVQNYLQLRVIDEQKRLLEATVEAYERSLKMTENQYRAGVSGKDAVAQAQTQLRTTQADLIDLAWQRAQFENAIAVLMGKAPADFSLAATTQIPALPPIPLALPSQLLERRPDIAAAERAVMAANAEIGVAKTAYFPDLTLSLSGGYSSSSFSNWISLPNRFWSVGPQLAMTLFDGGQRAAEVDHTEAVYDQTVAQYRQTVLDSFREVEDFLVQLKVYEQEAAVRAQALESARESLRLTNNQYKAGLIAYLDVVNVQTTALSNERSVLTLLQGRLIASVQLIAALGGGWDAETALSEKK
- a CDS encoding bifunctional diguanylate cyclase/phosphodiesterase; amino-acid sequence: MLIGSYSPSLVFVSLCVAVLASYTALDLTGRIATAKGRAVPLWMAGGALAMGIGIWSMHFIGMLAFSLPIELGYDLTITLLSLLIGVMSSGFALWLVNQPSLPLGQLAYGALIMGAGISAMHYTGMAAMRMQPGIDYHPGVLVASLVIAVVASAAALWIAFRLRRQSPHVRLVRGGAAIVMGVAIVGMHYTGMAAANFAEGSFCGAAGSGLSGNGLEYLVLITSLAVLAIALLTSVLDARLETRTADLANSLTLANQELTQLALHDTLTGLPNRVLLADRLDQAMHMVNEGGGCFALMFIDLDGFKPVNDAFGHHTGDQLLREVALRLRDSLHGQDTLARIGGDEFVLLVQLREPNDAPSVAAELVDLISRPFRVAEQDLQISASIGIAMYPGNGADQHELLMNADAAMYHAKSAGKNGYSFFDGSMNTNARKQLQLLQDLRMAQELGQLRLHYQPKFDALKGHPVGAEALLRWEHPQLGLLLPDKFIVLAEKTGLIIPIGEWVLDEACRQMRVWALQGYSHWRIAVNLSALQFCHAGLVTSVASALARHQLPANSLTLEITETTAMSDADASMTVLQQLSEMGVDLSIDDFGTGYSSLMYLKRLPANELKIDRGFVRDLEQDSDDAAIVSAIVALGQALGLRIVAEGVETNLQQSFLTQLGCDSLQGYLLGQPLPAECFLADIRRSEREAMVT
- a CDS encoding acyl-CoA dehydrogenase family protein, which produces MQDLELSEEQIMIRDMARDFAKGEIAPHAQAWEKARWIDDALVEKLGELGLLGMVVPEQWGGSYTDYVAYALAVEEIAAGDGATGALMSIHNSVGCGPLLAYGSQAQKETWLARLASGEVIGCFCLTEPQAGSEAHNLRTRAELQGDHWVINGAKQFVSNGKRAGLAIVFAVTDPDLGKKGISAFLVPTDTAGYIVDRTEHKMGIRASDTCAVTFNDCRIPAANLLGERGKGLAIALSNLEGGRIGIAAQALGIARAAFEAALGYSRDRVQFGKPIGEHQSIANLLADMHLQINATRLLILHAARLRSAGLPCLSEASQAKLFASEMAESVCSKAIQVHGGYGYLEDYPVERYYRDARITQIYEGSSEIQRMLIARELKHYSI
- a CDS encoding enoyl-CoA hydratase/isomerase family protein; amino-acid sequence: MTAQARPSAESTASSLDAHVQNEVRNHIGHLTLNRPTGLNALTLDMVRSLQGHLDAWAVDPQIHAVVLRGAGEKGFCAGGDIRSLYESFKSNDTLHQDFFVEEYALDLCIHHYPKPILALMDGFTLGGGMGLAQGADLRVVTERSRLAMPETAIGYFPDVGGSYFLPRIPGELGIYLGVSGVQIQAADALYCGLADWYLDSSKLATLNEQLDTLAWSQYPLKNLQGLLAKLGVQQLANPPLAALRPAIDHFFALADLPSMIEQLRRVTVADSHAWALKTADLLQSRSPLAMAVTLAMLRRGRHLSLEDCFAMELHLDRQWFEHGDLIEGVRALLIDKDKQPKWNPATLQALDPGRVEQFFEGL
- a CDS encoding DMT family transporter, with the translated sequence MRKAMNPVNTSQRFPMNIRLSKAELVLVFITMLWGGTFLLVHNVMTVSGPMFFVGLRFAAAALFVGLFSLKSLPGLTLTELKAGVFIGASIMLGYGLQTVGLQTITSSQSAFITALYVPFVPLLQWLILGRRPGLMPSLGIGLAFAGLMLVAGPSGSSISFSPGEIATLVSAVAIAAEIILISNYAGKVDVRRVTVVQLATASALSFMMVVPTQERLPDFSWLLLLSAVGLGAMSAVIQVAMNWAQKSVSPTRATLIYAGEPVWAGIVGRIAGERLPGIALFGAVLIVAAVIVSELKGKRKAEPLETCTDTPREQEPSR
- a CDS encoding helix-turn-helix domain-containing protein, whose amino-acid sequence is MHKDPAQRASVLQHVSHNVRRLRHIAEMSQSALAEKSGVSRRMLVAIEAGEKNVSLTTLDRVAEALDVAFTDLIKAPDNRDPSRINELAWAGIHPGSKAVLLGSAVASSEVELWEWRLEPGEIYAAEADPDGWSEQLYVFEGCLTLVVEDQEQRLETGEFIVFTSNRTHAYRNDGSVATRFIRNVVI
- a CDS encoding DUF3182 family protein, producing MPRSNAAKAGVVLLDARAPTPPHERVVHQNLAARLAKSLGTEVIEEKDRAAAKGNLYYLPTDTLIGPERYRKLGIESMEDFFGGMISQPYMATKAISHPLPAYATSPEGWTDEFAKRGRQPCAGSLRRIRRGRSAGGVRAG
- a CDS encoding aminotransferase class V-fold PLP-dependent enzyme; translated protein: MKNLPLYFDYAATTPVDERVIEVMVECLGKAGNFGNPASGSHIYGQQAQQAVELARRQVASLVGASAEQIVWTSGATESNNLALKGVAQSRAGQGGHIITSRIEHKAVLDTAGQLEQAGFSVTCLAPDAQGLISPQAVKAALRDDTFLVSLMLVNNELGTLNDVVGIGEQVRRHGALLHVDAAQGAGKVAIDLASWPVDLMSFSAHKVYGPKGIGALYVGPRARSQLRAQIHGGGHEGGLRSGTLATHQIAAMGAAFALAGEVFEEETARIRRLQRRLLAHLADIPYVGRNGSPQQCIAHTLSLTFINADFNRQALSQVLAFSSTSACNSASTAPSHVLLALGRDAEAARQTIRLSLGRYTTEQDVEQAAQAIKASLSAPAFWAVARH